The window AGGGACGCTCTACGCCAACTGCCAGGATACGACAGGCAAATCCCATGACACCAAACTCTCGCATTATGAAAAGTGCTCTGACATTGCCAACAAAAATGGCAAGCTGGAATGCGCTGGCGGAGCCAAGGCCGCGGCGCCTTCACAGCCGGCCGGGTCTTATACAGAGAGCTGCAAAAATATCCAGATGAAAGACACCACGCTGCACGCCGTCTGCAAGAGCCTGGATGGCCGGGAGATGCCGACCTCGCTCAAGGAAGCTAATCGCTGCGCTGAGGGCGTTGCCAATATCAACGGCATTTTGAACTGTGAAGCCAGCGGCGTGCTGCCGCCCGGTTCCTACATCGCCACCTGTAGAGACGTCCGGCTGCAAGGGACCACGCTGTACGCCACCTGCAATGACGGCAAGGATCATTGGCTCAGCGCCAGCCTGCGCGATGTCCAGAAATGCGGCGGTGATATTGCTAACCAGAACGGAACCCTGCGCTGCACTGCGATCAATAGGGAAAAGCGTTAGTTTTGAACGAGAGGAAGAGCCGCATTGCAGGCTACAGCCTCGCTCTTTCCACGGCCAACTGGATGTGAATGCGCCGTTCACTGGTGATGCTTGCATGCGCAATCAGTTCCAATTTGAAACCCAGTTTTTTAATTCACAGAAATTTCATTGTAGCTTTGCCTTAACTCAGGCGTGCGCCTGTATGTTGATGCAAGCCGTCATCGAGTTCAACTCGGTTTTTGACGGCCAAACCGTCTGTTGGAGGAAAGGCAAACGATGAAGATGCAAAGATTCCGTAGGGTGGTCGCTTTGTTCGTGATTGTCCTGGGCAGTGCAAACCTCTTTGGCTGGTCCGCTGAAGGGCATGAAGCAGTAGCTGATATCGCTCAAAACTTGCTGACGCAGTCCGGGCAATTCGCTCCGGTCCAGGCCATTCTTGGCAATCTTACCCTGGCGCAGATTTCAGTCTGCCCGGATGAATTACGCGCATTCCAGTCTAGCGGCACAGCCATGGATGCTGCCTGCACACAGGTTTTCACCAACCCAGCGCCTCCCACAGGCACCAGTGGATGGCATTTCATTGATATCCCTGTTTCGCTGACGAGCCCGACGGACGCAGATGTAAACACGGCTTGTGGGTCTGCCTGCGTGCTTACCGAGATTGATCGCTGGGGTACGGTCCTGGCTGACACAACCCAGTCCAACGCGGAACGTTTGCAGGCCCTCTCTTTCGTGGTCCATTTCATCGGCGACGTTCATCAGCCTTTGCACTCCGCCACGCGCGGCTCAGATGCCGGTGGAAATGCGGAGAATGTGAAGATTGACGGCGGCACAACCAGCCTCCACCACGCATGGGATTTCAACCTGGTGAATGATATCAATTCTGATCCGGTCGGGCTGGCCGCCAATTTGAGCCCGGAAATCGCGGCTGCACAGGCGGAAGCCCAGACTACCCCGGAAAACTGGTCGCTTCAGGCCTGGCAGTTTGCCAAAAATGTTGCTTATGCCGGAATTCCCACCAGCACCACAACCACTACTACGCTTTCCGCCACCTACATCTCTAACGCGGAGCCCGTTGTGCGGCAGCAGATTGCGCGCGCTGGAGTTCGCCTGGCGCAATTTCTGGCCAGCAAGCTTCCAGTTGCCGGTGGTCCCACGCCAACTCCGACCCCAACCCCAAGTCCAACGCCCACACCAACTCCAACGGGTACTGAGCTTCTGGGCAATAAAGGATTCGAAGCCGGCGCAGCAAATCCATCGCCCTGGGTTTTAACTTCCACTCATTCGCCGATTCAGATTATCAACAGCTCAGCTTCCGAGCCTCCACACACCGGCACTTTCGACGCATGGCTGGATGGCTGGGGCACCACCAATACAGACACGATACTGCAAACCGTGACCATCCCTTCCACTTCCATCTCGGCAACGCTGAGCTTCTGGCTGCATATCAATACCGCCGAGACAAGCAAAACAAGCGCCTTTGACACCTTGACCGTCCAGATCAGAGACACCAGCGGTACCGTGCTGCAGACGCTGGCTACTTTCTCCAACCTGAATGCGGCGACCGGATATCAGCAACACAGCTTTAACCTGAATGCTTATATCGGGAAGACCGTTCAAATATTCTTCAAAGGCACGGAGGACTTTGAATTACAGACTTCCTTTGTGCTGGATGACGCTTCACTGCTGGTCCAGTGACCCCCTAAAACAAAACTGTGGCGGACGTAAGTCCGCCACAGAGCTAATCCAATATGCGGAGGCTAGTTCAGAGGGTGAGATGAGATAGCTTGAATGTAGGCTCTTGGATCATCCAAAGCAGAAGATCCATCAAACAACTTCCGCCGCCCTGAGAGCGTCAATCTCTTCTTCCTTGTAGCCAATTTCTCTTAGCACTTCATCCGTATGCTCACCCAGCGCGCCGCTCAGTTCCACGATCTACTATCCGGCAATGATCCTGTTAAAATTGATAGCCTGGTAAGGGAACAATTCCGTTTCCTACGCCGAACCTATTCATGGAGGGAAGGTCACCCATGAAGCATGCTGCGGGTTATCTACTGTTCTTACTGGTATTGCTTAGCATCGGGCTGTCGGGATGCAGCGGCAGCAACGGCATGATGCCTACGCCCACGCCCACTCCTATCCCGTTTTTCTCCGGCCTTTTTGAGATCGATGCAGTTTCAAACACTGACTTCCCCGTTTTCCGGCTGCAGGGGAACCTCACGCAAAACGGCAACAGCATGTCCGGAATCATGCATCTTGCTATGCTTTCCTGCGTTTCGTTTAATACCGATATTCAGGTGACCGGAACGTTGAGCAATCCGGACGGTCTTCGGTTGGATCTTGCGATGGTTCTGCCCGGCGGTCAGAATTTGTCCTTCAGCATGAGCCATCCAAACGGGACACTCTTTCCTGGGATTTATTCCTTTACCGGCGGGACGGACTGCGGCGTCCCTGACTCGGGCGGGGCCCTGCTAAACGGAATGGGTTTGACCGGCGCCTGGCGCGCGACCTTCACCTCCTCCGGAGGGACCACCTCGCACATGAGCCTGGCGCTCACACAAACCGGTCCTGATGCTCATGGATTTTTCTCCGCAACGGGCACGGCAACTATCAGTGGAGGCACATGTTTCAGCTCAGCCACGGTAGATCCAGCCTCGCTTCTCATCGGTACGGGAAGCCAGTTGATTCTTGATAATAGCCAGCCCGGAACCAGCGGCAAGACGATCCTGCAGGGTAAATTTAGCCCTCTCGCCTTTGGCGGCCTGTCCTTTGTCGGCACCTATACTTCAACCCAGGGCGCCTGCTCGGAGTCGGGAACCATCATTATGGATACCCCATAAGCTTACCTCGACAGCGCGCCATGCTGTTTTCATCTGATGTATGCTCCCACTGCCTGTTCAATGGTAGCTTTGGAATATTTACAATAGTTGCGGTTCTGAAGGTTTCCTTGGAAGGAGCAAATCCATGAAACTTATCTCTCGCTTCTACTTACTCCTGGCGTTATTACTGTATCTGTCGTTATCCGGTTGCGGCGGCGGAAGTATGCGCGAGCTTCCTCCTCCGCCATTTACCTCCGGCCTGTATACGCTGTTTGTTAGCTCGAATTCCATCTGCCTCAACCCGACTTAGACTGGCCCTGACGCGCATGGATTTTTTCCGCGACGGGTACTGGAACAGTTGCCCGGCACCTGCTTCGGCAGCGTCTCGGTAAATGCGACCACCGTGATCGCCGGCTTAGGAACGAACTTTGTCCTGAACAACAGCCAGTCCGGAACCACAGGCGAGCTGATGCTGCAAGGCGACATTATTCCGGGCGCTTTTTGGTAAGCGCAAGCTTGCAGGAAATCTATACCTCTGCACAGGGCGCGTGTTCGGAGACCGGCGTGGTCAGAATGCAGACGGGCTAGTTTAGAATTATTCCGCACGGCGTTTTCCTGGAAGGAGCCTACTCCATGAACCGCAGTTTTCTAACCCTGTCACTCTTACTCTGTGCCGTCTTGTCCGGCTGCGGCGGCCATAATTCCATGCCGGTGCCAACGCCTACCCCTGTCATATCTCCGCCGCCCGGCGGTTTCACTACGATCAAAGCCATTTCCAACAGCAATCCAAGTCTCAATTTTCGACTCGATGGCAACATAAATGGGAACTTTCCCATTTCATCGGCTCTTTCCGGTGTTATGCATATCAATAATTCTCCATGTTTTTCTTTCAATACGGATATACCTTTGAGTGGCGTGGTGAAAGACAACACAGGAGATTCGGACCTGCTCTTGGCGTTGCCCAGCGGGCAGAAACTATCGTTTACCCTGGTTCGTGCCGGAGATTTTTTTGGCGGCACCTATTCTCTTACCGGCGCGGGTTGCGCCACGCCTGACCAGGGAACGATAACCACCGGGAGCTTTAACTTCC is drawn from Terriglobia bacterium and contains these coding sequences:
- a CDS encoding CVNH domain-containing protein, which translates into the protein MRLSSTSSFLAMMIFLGCAAGFMAAQEATPEGSYQQTCSDISVKKGTLYANCQDTTGKSHDTKLSHYEKCSDIANKNGKLECAGGAKAAAPSQPAGSYTESCKNIQMKDTTLHAVCKSLDGREMPTSLKEANRCAEGVANINGILNCEASGVLPPGSYIATCRDVRLQGTTLYATCNDGKDHWLSASLRDVQKCGGDIANQNGTLRCTAINREKR